A DNA window from Streptomyces sp. B21-083 contains the following coding sequences:
- a CDS encoding ABC transporter ATP-binding protein, whose product MKLTVDQLHITLDRRPILRAVNLEAAKGDVVGLVGPNGSGKSTLLRTVYRSLRPAAGVVRVGDGNVWELSTRTAARRTAAVLQDSGTTTGLTVTEIVALGRTPHHGLLGRDGSEDREAVAEAVTRCGVAPFADRDYATLSGGERQRVLLARALAQRPQLLVLDELTNHLDIRARFELLDLIRSTGVTTLAVLHDLDLAARLCDHLVVLHEGEVTAAGPVLEVLTPEILRDVFGVRGETERHADGVVRITYAAQPLAAAREAEPADR is encoded by the coding sequence ATGAAACTGACCGTGGACCAGCTCCACATCACCCTGGACCGCCGGCCGATCCTCCGCGCGGTGAACCTGGAGGCCGCCAAGGGCGACGTCGTCGGGCTCGTCGGCCCCAACGGCAGCGGCAAGTCCACCCTGCTCCGCACGGTCTACCGCTCACTGCGCCCCGCCGCCGGAGTGGTCAGGGTCGGCGACGGCAACGTATGGGAACTCTCCACCCGCACCGCCGCCCGTCGCACAGCGGCCGTCCTCCAGGACTCCGGCACCACCACGGGCCTGACGGTGACCGAGATCGTCGCCCTCGGCCGCACCCCCCACCACGGTCTGCTGGGCCGGGACGGATCCGAGGACCGCGAGGCCGTCGCCGAGGCGGTGACCCGCTGCGGTGTCGCGCCCTTCGCGGACCGGGACTACGCGACCCTCTCGGGCGGCGAACGCCAACGCGTCCTGCTGGCACGCGCGTTGGCCCAGCGACCACAACTGCTCGTGCTGGACGAGCTGACCAACCACCTCGACATCCGCGCCCGTTTCGAGCTTCTGGACCTGATCCGCAGCACGGGAGTCACCACCCTGGCCGTCCTGCACGACCTCGACCTCGCCGCTCGCCTCTGCGACCACCTGGTCGTACTCCACGAGGGCGAGGTGACGGCAGCCGGCCCGGTCCTGGAGGTACTGACCCCGGAGATCCTCCGTGACGTCTTCGGTGTCCGGGGCGAGACGGAACGCCACGCCGACGGTGTCGTCCGCATCACCTATGCCGCCCAGCCCCTCGCCGCCGCCCGGGAGGCCGAGCCGGCGGATCGGTGA
- a CDS encoding FecCD family ABC transporter permease, producing the protein MVVAVSIGAVNIPVGDVWAILLHHLTGRGATADPALDQIVWTFRTPRVALAALVGAGLAVAGAVLQTLVTNPLADPVVLGFSYGASLGAVLVITLGGVTLGGLGALGVSGAAFVGALAAGTLVFVLGQRQGRLAPTRVVLAGVAVGYVLLSMTSFVQLLATPTELRTVMFWMLGSVAGAQWSQLPTVTGVVLASTVLLTLFGRRLNALLAGDESATALGVDVNRLRAVLLVISALLTGTVIAVAGGVGFVGLMIPHLVRLTTGADHRRLIPLTALLGAVYLVLVDLLSRTLTRPNELPLGILTALLGAPFFLWLLRRNKGLDSV; encoded by the coding sequence ATGGTGGTGGCGGTGAGCATCGGCGCGGTCAACATCCCCGTCGGTGACGTGTGGGCGATCCTCCTCCACCACCTCACCGGCCGGGGCGCCACCGCAGACCCCGCGCTCGACCAGATCGTGTGGACCTTCCGGACCCCCCGGGTCGCCCTGGCGGCCCTCGTCGGCGCGGGCCTGGCGGTGGCCGGGGCGGTGCTCCAGACCCTGGTCACCAACCCCCTCGCCGACCCCGTCGTCCTGGGCTTCTCCTACGGCGCCTCGCTCGGCGCGGTCCTGGTCATCACCCTCGGCGGCGTCACCCTGGGCGGCCTGGGCGCACTCGGTGTCTCCGGCGCGGCGTTCGTCGGGGCCCTGGCAGCGGGGACCCTGGTCTTCGTCCTGGGGCAGCGACAGGGCCGGCTCGCCCCCACCAGGGTGGTGCTGGCAGGGGTGGCGGTCGGCTACGTCCTGCTCTCGATGACCAGCTTCGTCCAACTGCTGGCGACGCCGACCGAGTTGCGTACGGTGATGTTCTGGATGCTGGGCAGTGTCGCCGGCGCCCAGTGGAGCCAACTGCCCACCGTCACGGGCGTCGTTCTCGCTAGCACCGTCCTGCTGACCCTGTTCGGCCGGCGGCTCAACGCCCTGCTGGCCGGCGACGAGTCCGCCACCGCCCTCGGCGTGGACGTCAACCGGCTGCGGGCCGTCCTGCTCGTCATCAGCGCGCTGCTCACCGGCACGGTCATCGCCGTCGCCGGCGGGGTGGGCTTCGTCGGCCTGATGATCCCCCACCTGGTCCGGCTCACCACCGGTGCCGACCACCGCAGGCTCATCCCGCTCACGGCCCTTCTGGGCGCCGTCTACCTGGTCCTCGTGGACCTGCTCTCCCGCACCCTCACCCGCCCGAACGAACTCCCGCTGGGCATCCTCACCGCCCTGCTCGGCGCCCCCTTCTTCCTGTGGCTGCTGCGCCGCAACAAGGGCCTGGACAGCGTATGA
- a CDS encoding ABC transporter substrate-binding protein, whose translation MPKKRPAAIALAGALCLVTSACAGSSTDTGAADGKVEAAAAKSGYPVTLENCGVTEKITEEPGRVVVMNGASVAEVSTLLALGVQDKIVANQQSYGMSEVAGRSAAIRALPDGDVKLNDAYDVPREAMIGLRPDLVLSTTSYGFDEKNGFATRGQLKQVGANTYVSPQGCDQDTTRMTTADSYTLLRDMGRIFDRSDRAEKIVAASEKHIAEVAGKVQGEKQPKVMVLFSNMAMGGNDFSSVVAKGIYNDILAKAGGSNAFENTSKTSFADLSKEKVAATDVDALVVIGYNDPNPAAYARKLLKEFPQWPAAKNNTYVALSDSMYLGPSNDLAVEKIAAMLHPDRV comes from the coding sequence ATGCCGAAGAAACGGCCCGCCGCCATCGCCCTGGCCGGCGCCCTGTGTCTGGTCACCTCGGCCTGCGCCGGCTCCTCGACCGACACGGGCGCCGCCGACGGCAAGGTGGAAGCGGCCGCCGCGAAGTCCGGCTACCCGGTGACCCTGGAGAACTGCGGAGTCACGGAGAAGATCACCGAGGAGCCCGGCCGGGTCGTCGTCATGAACGGAGCCTCGGTCGCGGAGGTCTCCACGCTCCTCGCCCTCGGCGTCCAGGACAAAATCGTGGCCAACCAGCAGAGCTACGGCATGTCGGAGGTCGCGGGCCGCTCCGCCGCCATCAGGGCGCTGCCCGACGGTGACGTGAAACTGAACGACGCCTACGACGTCCCGCGCGAGGCGATGATCGGGCTGCGCCCGGACCTGGTGCTGTCGACGACGTCGTACGGCTTCGACGAGAAGAACGGCTTCGCCACCCGCGGGCAGTTGAAGCAGGTCGGCGCCAACACCTATGTCTCGCCGCAGGGTTGCGACCAGGACACCACCAGGATGACCACCGCCGACAGCTACACCCTGCTGCGCGACATGGGCAGGATCTTCGACCGGAGCGACCGGGCCGAGAAGATCGTCGCCGCGTCGGAGAAGCACATCGCCGAGGTCGCCGGGAAGGTGCAGGGCGAGAAGCAGCCCAAGGTGATGGTCCTGTTCTCCAACATGGCCATGGGTGGCAACGACTTCAGCTCGGTCGTCGCCAAGGGCATCTACAACGACATCCTCGCCAAGGCCGGCGGCTCCAACGCCTTCGAGAACACGTCCAAGACCTCCTTCGCCGACCTGAGCAAGGAGAAGGTGGCCGCCACCGACGTCGACGCGCTCGTCGTCATCGGCTACAACGACCCGAACCCGGCTGCCTACGCCAGGAAACTGCTGAAGGAGTTCCCCCAGTGGCCGGCCGCGAAGAACAACACGTACGTGGCTCTGTCGGACTCGATGTACCTCGGCCCCAGCAACGACCTGGCGGTCGAGAAGATCGCCGCGATGCTGCACCCCGACAGGGTCTGA
- a CDS encoding amino acid adenylation domain-containing protein, translated as MTGRQPLLAAQEGIWTGQLLDPDSPAFNTAEYVHIHGPMDAAVFDTALHHVVAETEALNVAYVADDQGRPWETTAPVGDWSLHTDDLTAEPDPRAAALAWMDEDMARPADLAHGPLFGHALLRIAPQEYLWYHRVHHIALDGFGLSLVARRVAHVYTALIAGEPVEDSGFGTLASVREEEGAYRESPRRTKDRAHWADRYADRPPVATPADRSALPAHTFHRRVVDLGAARTETLRAVAHDLRVTWSEVLLAVTAARLHHATGAPEIVLSLPTMGRLGSVSLRVPCMVRNILPLRVPVTPADTLRDLADRVSRELRAGLPHQRYRYEQLRRDLGLVGGQRRLSGPGVNIMPFAYDLRFAGHRSTVHNVSAGPVDDLSVNVYDRSEGAGLRIAVDANPDLYDEAGVTAFQEGLLTLLGEAVAAPDRPLSDLRARESVPVPVLDGGPLPGPARSVLGLIADQAARRGGVVAVEHDGRSVTYAELFGSARDLGRRLAARGVGPGDLVAVAMPRGIDAITAILGVLLTGAAYCPLDPTTPPARRAELLHNAHPALTLTARTYADALTDAPPTPNTIGPAVPAPDGPACGGVVVDAPPVSGMVSPTIPAPEGLAYVLHTSGSTGHPKGVEIGHRALAHFVAGATHRYGVQRADRVLQFAPLHFDTSVEEIFLTLCTGATLVVRADDMTDSVPAFLDACDRSRISFLDLPTAYWHEVAYALSTGAAVLPSGVRTVVIGGEAALPERVDRWRKAVGTSVRLLNTYGPTEATVVATVADLHDPGLAPGDVPIGLPLPGTRAAVVDGELHLLGDNLAVGYRGDRSPDADRFAPLHTLPGAPRAYRTGDLVRIGDDGQLRYLGRSDTEFKISGQRVHPAEVESVLLAHASVRDAAVVGQVLADGTRRLAAYVVPDGPAPAVTAIRDHLRTTLPPAMIPSAVEFLERLPRTGSGKTDRKALAAPAPGPGPGPGSGEQADAPDSTLESTIASVWRQLLSVASVAAQDDVFDLGAQSLQAIQAANRLGVELGREVKVAWLFQYPRVAELARFLGQRARPATTGLPPTLLADTVLDPDIRPGAGPRASGTPDRILLTGATGFVGVHLLAQLLTSTEAEVVCTVRAPSPAEATARIHQALQTHRIHLTDTEHTRVTALPADLSRPRLGLDEAWFAELARTCGAILHNAATVSIMRDYATLRAANTESTRELLRLAAVRAIPLHFVSTLSVAPPLALAPEVPEAFFPPHSGLRYGYQQSKWAAERLLEQAAERGLPVTVHRLGRIVGPAATGHVNERDFLWSVLRAGIPAGIVPELFEEETWTPVDHIAEALVRLCLGPAGAAATVFNHAATPPVRLSDVYDWLEEYGYPLRRLPLDRWRAELPRSSGVAATTLAFFDSWETAPEAAPDPAAAAGPDLRLGRVRADNVVTGLRGSGITCPPADRDLVFRYLDHCVSTGALPAPPAGRRTHPASPAK; from the coding sequence ATGACGGGGCGTCAGCCGCTGCTCGCCGCCCAGGAAGGCATCTGGACCGGCCAGTTGCTCGACCCGGACAGCCCGGCGTTCAACACGGCCGAGTACGTGCACATCCACGGTCCGATGGACGCGGCCGTCTTCGACACCGCCCTGCACCACGTGGTCGCGGAGACGGAGGCCCTGAACGTCGCCTACGTGGCCGACGACCAGGGGCGGCCCTGGGAGACGACCGCCCCCGTCGGCGACTGGTCCCTGCACACGGACGACCTCACCGCCGAGCCCGATCCCCGCGCGGCGGCCCTGGCCTGGATGGACGAGGACATGGCCCGCCCCGCCGACCTGGCCCACGGCCCGCTCTTCGGCCATGCCCTGCTGCGGATCGCCCCGCAGGAGTACCTCTGGTACCACCGCGTCCACCACATCGCCCTCGACGGCTTCGGCCTGTCACTGGTCGCCCGCCGGGTCGCCCACGTCTACACGGCTCTCATCGCGGGCGAGCCGGTGGAGGACAGCGGCTTCGGCACCCTGGCCTCGGTCCGGGAGGAGGAGGGCGCCTACCGGGAGTCGCCGCGCCGCACGAAGGACCGCGCCCACTGGGCGGACCGGTACGCGGACCGACCACCCGTGGCCACGCCCGCCGACCGGTCCGCCCTGCCCGCGCACACCTTCCACCGGCGGGTCGTCGACCTCGGCGCGGCACGGACGGAAACCCTGCGCGCCGTCGCCCACGACCTGCGAGTCACCTGGTCCGAAGTCCTGCTGGCGGTCACAGCGGCCCGGCTGCACCACGCGACCGGCGCTCCGGAGATCGTCCTCAGCCTCCCCACGATGGGCCGCCTCGGCTCCGTATCCCTCCGGGTGCCGTGCATGGTCCGCAACATCCTGCCCCTGCGCGTCCCCGTCACCCCGGCGGACACTTTGCGCGACCTCGCCGACCGCGTCTCCCGCGAACTGCGCGCCGGTCTCCCGCACCAGCGGTACCGCTACGAACAGCTGCGCCGCGACCTCGGACTCGTCGGGGGACAGCGCCGGTTGTCCGGCCCGGGCGTCAACATCATGCCGTTCGCGTACGACCTGCGGTTCGCCGGACACCGCAGCACCGTCCACAACGTCTCCGCAGGCCCCGTCGACGACCTGTCCGTCAACGTCTACGACCGCTCCGAGGGCGCCGGCCTGCGCATCGCCGTGGACGCCAACCCCGACCTCTACGACGAGGCCGGCGTCACCGCGTTCCAGGAGGGGCTTCTCACCCTGCTGGGCGAGGCGGTCGCCGCCCCCGACCGGCCACTCTCGGACCTGCGGGCGCGTGAGTCCGTCCCCGTCCCTGTCCTGGACGGCGGGCCACTGCCGGGCCCGGCGCGCTCGGTGCTCGGGCTGATCGCCGACCAGGCCGCCCGGCGCGGCGGGGTCGTGGCCGTAGAGCACGACGGCCGCAGCGTGACGTACGCGGAGCTCTTCGGTTCGGCGCGTGACCTCGGCCGCCGACTCGCCGCCCGAGGGGTGGGCCCCGGGGACCTGGTGGCCGTGGCCATGCCGCGCGGCATCGACGCGATCACCGCCATCCTCGGTGTCCTGCTCACCGGCGCCGCCTACTGCCCCCTCGACCCGACCACACCTCCGGCACGCAGAGCCGAGTTGCTGCACAACGCCCACCCCGCACTGACCCTGACGGCCCGCACCTACGCCGACGCCCTGACGGATGCCCCGCCGACGCCCAACACGATCGGGCCGGCCGTGCCGGCGCCGGACGGTCCTGCTTGCGGGGGCGTCGTGGTGGATGCCCCGCCGGTGTCTGGCATGGTCTCGCCGACCATTCCGGCGCCGGAGGGTCTCGCGTACGTCCTGCACACCTCCGGCTCCACCGGACACCCCAAGGGTGTCGAGATCGGACACCGGGCCCTCGCCCACTTCGTCGCCGGTGCCACCCACCGCTACGGCGTCCAACGCGCCGACCGCGTGCTGCAGTTCGCCCCCCTGCACTTCGACACCAGCGTCGAGGAAATCTTCCTCACCCTGTGCACGGGCGCCACGCTCGTCGTCCGCGCCGACGACATGACCGACTCGGTTCCCGCCTTCCTCGACGCGTGCGACCGCTCGCGCATCAGCTTCCTCGACCTGCCCACGGCCTACTGGCACGAGGTGGCCTACGCCCTGTCGACCGGCGCCGCCGTCCTGCCCTCCGGGGTGCGGACCGTCGTCATCGGCGGCGAGGCGGCCCTGCCCGAACGCGTCGACCGCTGGCGCAAGGCCGTCGGCACGTCGGTGCGGCTGCTCAACACGTACGGCCCGACCGAGGCCACCGTGGTCGCCACCGTCGCCGACCTCCACGACCCCGGCCTCGCCCCCGGCGACGTACCCATCGGACTCCCGCTGCCGGGCACACGGGCAGCGGTCGTCGACGGCGAACTCCATCTCCTGGGCGACAACCTGGCCGTCGGCTACCGAGGAGACCGCTCTCCTGACGCCGACCGCTTCGCCCCCCTCCACACGCTCCCCGGAGCCCCCCGCGCCTACCGCACCGGCGACCTCGTACGGATCGGCGACGACGGTCAACTGCGGTATCTGGGCCGGTCCGACACCGAGTTCAAGATCAGCGGGCAGCGCGTGCACCCGGCCGAGGTGGAGAGCGTCCTCCTCGCTCACGCGAGCGTCCGTGACGCCGCCGTCGTTGGACAGGTGCTGGCGGACGGGACCCGACGGCTGGCCGCGTACGTCGTCCCGGACGGGCCCGCCCCGGCCGTGACCGCGATCAGGGACCATCTCCGGACCACGCTGCCACCGGCGATGATCCCTTCGGCGGTCGAGTTCCTGGAACGGCTGCCCCGGACGGGCTCGGGAAAGACCGACCGGAAGGCACTCGCCGCGCCTGCACCCGGCCCCGGCCCCGGCCCCGGCTCCGGCGAACAGGCCGACGCGCCCGACAGCACCCTGGAATCCACCATCGCCAGCGTCTGGCGACAACTGCTCAGCGTGGCCTCCGTCGCCGCGCAGGACGACGTGTTCGACCTCGGCGCCCAGTCGCTCCAGGCCATCCAGGCCGCCAACCGGCTCGGCGTCGAACTGGGCCGCGAGGTCAAGGTCGCCTGGCTCTTCCAGTACCCCAGGGTCGCCGAACTCGCACGCTTCCTGGGGCAGCGGGCCCGCCCCGCGACTACCGGGCTTCCGCCGACCCTGCTCGCCGACACCGTCCTCGACCCGGACATCCGCCCCGGCGCCGGGCCCAGGGCGAGCGGCACACCGGACCGGATCCTGCTGACCGGCGCGACCGGCTTCGTCGGCGTACACCTGTTGGCACAGCTCCTGACGAGCACCGAAGCCGAGGTCGTCTGCACCGTCCGGGCCCCGAGCCCCGCCGAGGCCACGGCCCGTATCCACCAGGCCCTTCAGACCCACCGGATCCACCTCACGGACACGGAGCACACACGCGTCACGGCGCTCCCCGCCGACCTCTCCCGCCCCCGACTGGGCCTGGACGAGGCGTGGTTCGCCGAACTGGCCCGCACCTGCGGGGCGATCCTCCACAACGCGGCGACCGTCAGCATCATGCGGGACTACGCCACCCTGCGCGCCGCCAACACCGAGTCGACCCGGGAACTGCTGCGCCTGGCGGCCGTACGCGCGATCCCCCTGCACTTCGTGTCCACGCTCTCCGTCGCCCCACCGCTCGCACTCGCCCCCGAGGTGCCGGAGGCGTTCTTCCCACCCCACTCCGGCCTGCGCTACGGCTACCAGCAGTCGAAGTGGGCGGCCGAGCGCCTGCTCGAACAGGCCGCCGAGCGTGGACTGCCGGTCACCGTGCACCGGCTCGGCCGGATCGTCGGCCCGGCCGCCACCGGCCATGTGAACGAACGGGACTTCCTGTGGAGCGTCCTGCGCGCCGGAATACCCGCCGGCATCGTCCCCGAGCTGTTCGAGGAGGAGACCTGGACCCCCGTCGACCACATCGCCGAAGCCCTCGTCCGTCTCTGCCTCGGACCGGCCGGCGCGGCGGCGACCGTCTTCAACCACGCCGCCACGCCTCCGGTGCGGCTCAGCGACGTCTACGACTGGCTGGAGGAGTACGGCTATCCGCTGCGACGCCTGCCCCTGGACCGGTGGCGTGCCGAACTGCCGCGTTCCTCCGGCGTCGCGGCGACCACGCTCGCCTTCTTCGACTCCTGGGAAACGGCACCCGAAGCGGCGCCCGACCCCGCGGCCGCCGCCGGCCCCGACCTGCGCCTGGGACGCGTACGCGCCGACAACGTCGTGACCGGACTGCGCGGCAGCGGCATCACCTGCCCGCCCGCCGACCGGGACCTCGTCTTCCGTTACCTCGACCACTGCGTCTCCACCGGCGCCCTGCCCGCCCCGCCGGCCGGACGGAGAACCCATCCGGCAAGCCCCGCGAAGTAG
- a CDS encoding phosphopantetheine-binding protein has protein sequence MPAPLTLEGFRADLAEYLYLRPDEVDLADNPLYAGLDSLRIVTLMERWRATGVEATFVELAERTSFGQWWQLLSARQETAR, from the coding sequence ATGCCTGCTCCCCTCACGCTGGAGGGCTTCCGTGCGGACCTGGCGGAGTACCTGTACCTGCGGCCCGACGAGGTCGACCTCGCCGACAACCCCCTCTACGCCGGACTCGACTCCCTGCGCATCGTCACCCTCATGGAGCGGTGGCGGGCGACCGGTGTGGAGGCCACCTTCGTCGAACTCGCCGAACGCACCTCGTTCGGTCAGTGGTGGCAGCTGCTCTCCGCACGTCAGGAGACAGCAAGATGA
- a CDS encoding fatty acid--CoA ligase, whose translation MTTDTLHQPELRTLVRTTSFHARHRPTTPAILCEGRTLTYERLHRESNRVAHALLAAGLTAGDRVAYLGKESEHYYEILFACAKSGTVLVPVNWRLAAPEVSHILQDSGTRLLFLEDEFVPIVEKMPTAPPETVVALGESFAAWKAPHPDTELPDTATPDTPVAQIYTSGTTGLPKGVVLAHRSFFAIRDALASEGLDWIDWRAGDIALVGIPGFHIGGLWWATQNLDAGTTIVAMRAFAPREAVDLIRDLGITTACVVPAMLRMMLTEPGVGAEDFTTLRKTVYGGSPISEALLEESLAVLDCEFAQIYGLTETGNTAVCLPPAAHVPGGSLMQAAGRPYPGVRAKVIDGEGRELPPGAVGEVCLATPAHMVEYWGLPERTAETLVDGWIHTGDAGFIDEDGYVFIRDRIKDAVLVAGENVYPAEIENVLEAHPGVAEAVVVGAPDERWGEYVHAFVVPDPEQPPTPRDLHTFLVPRLASFKLPARYEFIDSVPRNPSGKILRRELRDRFWGDSARKVN comes from the coding sequence ATGACCACGGACACGCTCCACCAACCGGAACTCCGGACACTCGTCCGGACCACGAGCTTCCACGCCCGGCACCGGCCCACCACCCCCGCGATCCTCTGCGAGGGCCGCACCCTGACCTACGAGCGACTGCACCGCGAGAGCAACCGCGTCGCCCACGCTCTCCTGGCCGCCGGCCTGACGGCGGGGGACCGGGTCGCGTACCTCGGCAAGGAGTCCGAGCACTACTACGAGATCCTCTTCGCCTGCGCCAAGAGCGGCACCGTCCTGGTCCCCGTCAACTGGCGGCTCGCCGCGCCCGAGGTCAGCCACATCCTCCAGGACTCCGGCACCCGACTCCTCTTCCTGGAGGACGAGTTCGTCCCGATCGTCGAGAAGATGCCGACCGCGCCCCCTGAGACGGTCGTCGCACTCGGCGAGTCCTTCGCCGCCTGGAAGGCACCCCACCCCGACACCGAACTCCCGGACACCGCGACCCCGGACACCCCGGTCGCCCAGATCTACACCAGCGGCACCACCGGCCTGCCCAAGGGCGTCGTCCTCGCCCACCGCAGCTTCTTCGCGATCCGGGACGCCCTGGCGAGCGAGGGCCTCGACTGGATCGACTGGCGCGCCGGTGACATCGCGCTGGTCGGCATCCCCGGCTTCCACATCGGCGGCCTGTGGTGGGCGACGCAGAACCTCGACGCGGGCACGACGATCGTCGCGATGCGCGCCTTCGCCCCGCGCGAGGCCGTCGACCTCATCCGCGATCTCGGCATCACCACCGCCTGCGTCGTCCCGGCCATGCTCCGCATGATGCTGACCGAACCCGGCGTCGGCGCCGAGGACTTCACCACCCTGCGCAAGACGGTCTACGGCGGCTCCCCGATCTCCGAGGCCCTGCTGGAGGAGAGCCTCGCCGTCCTCGACTGCGAGTTCGCCCAGATCTACGGCCTCACCGAGACCGGCAACACCGCCGTCTGTCTGCCCCCGGCCGCCCACGTCCCGGGTGGCTCGCTCATGCAGGCCGCCGGACGGCCGTACCCGGGCGTACGCGCCAAGGTGATCGACGGCGAGGGCCGCGAACTCCCGCCCGGCGCGGTCGGTGAGGTCTGCCTCGCCACGCCCGCCCACATGGTCGAGTACTGGGGACTGCCCGAGAGGACCGCCGAGACGCTCGTCGACGGCTGGATCCACACCGGGGACGCCGGATTCATCGACGAGGACGGCTACGTCTTCATCCGCGACCGCATCAAGGACGCCGTCCTCGTCGCCGGCGAGAACGTCTACCCGGCCGAGATCGAGAACGTACTGGAAGCACATCCGGGGGTGGCCGAGGCCGTCGTCGTGGGCGCCCCCGACGAACGCTGGGGCGAGTACGTGCACGCCTTCGTCGTCCCCGACCCCGAACAGCCGCCCACTCCACGGGACTTGCACACCTTCCTCGTGCCGAGGCTCGCGAGCTTCAAGCTGCCCGCCCGCTACGAGTTCATCGACAGCGTCCCGCGCAACCCCAGCGGCAAGATCCTCCGGCGCGAACTGCGCGACCGCTTTTGGGGCGACTCCGCCCGCAAGGTCAACTGA
- the scoD gene encoding (2E)-enoyl-ACP glycyltransferase, translating to MTDEALLAQVLTPYKKHCRYLRSAVVTEIDGRASARCEFEIPESCYIDDTGHLNSVEVNICYNQMMYYLVAKSVREGLGAGFESWTLDDFFERQLPDILIARFSSNFRRPVNPRAFSGELEFRSVTRRTPAGGSPFLHAETTFRYRDAESGRCDGEATLAFVNVP from the coding sequence ATGACGGACGAAGCCCTGCTGGCCCAGGTGCTGACGCCCTACAAGAAGCACTGCAGGTACCTGCGTTCGGCAGTCGTGACGGAAATCGACGGACGGGCCTCCGCCCGCTGCGAGTTCGAGATTCCCGAGTCGTGCTACATCGACGACACCGGCCATCTGAATTCCGTCGAGGTGAACATCTGCTACAACCAGATGATGTATTACCTCGTCGCCAAGTCGGTGCGGGAAGGGCTGGGCGCGGGGTTCGAATCATGGACGCTGGACGACTTCTTCGAGCGCCAGCTGCCGGACATCCTCATAGCCCGTTTCTCGTCCAACTTCAGACGCCCGGTCAATCCCCGTGCGTTCTCCGGGGAGTTGGAGTTCCGTTCCGTCACCCGGCGGACCCCGGCCGGCGGCAGCCCGTTCCTGCACGCCGAGACCACCTTCCGCTACCGGGACGCCGAGTCGGGCCGCTGCGACGGCGAGGCGACCCTGGCGTTCGTCAACGTCCCCTGA
- the scoE gene encoding (3R)-3-[(carboxymethyl)amino]fatty acid oxygenase/decarboxylase yields MEIDEQPGGAIGADVEGFDYTTASDADIVALKNTVYTKKIAVLKGQHLSPREFLALGRRLGRPETYYEPMYQHPEVPEVFVSSNVPKDGKQIGVPKTGKFWHADYQFMPDPFGITLIYPQVIPEKNRGTYFIDMGRAYRELPEELKWEIAGTQCRHSVRKYFKIRPHDVYRPLSEIIDEVERKTPAVVQPTTFTHPVTGETVLYISEGFTVGIEDQDGNRLDEELLKRLFDATGQLDETFEHDGIHLQSFERGDLLLWDNRSLIHRARHTTTPEPTVSYRVTVHDERRLHDGIGDGIRTA; encoded by the coding sequence ATGGAGATCGACGAACAGCCCGGCGGCGCGATCGGCGCCGACGTCGAGGGCTTCGACTACACGACCGCCTCGGACGCCGACATCGTCGCGCTCAAGAACACCGTCTACACGAAGAAGATCGCCGTCCTGAAGGGGCAGCACCTCTCCCCTCGGGAGTTCCTGGCACTGGGCAGGCGGCTGGGGAGGCCCGAGACCTACTACGAGCCGATGTACCAGCACCCGGAGGTCCCGGAGGTGTTCGTCTCCTCCAACGTCCCGAAGGACGGCAAGCAGATCGGCGTACCGAAGACGGGTAAATTCTGGCACGCCGACTACCAGTTCATGCCGGACCCCTTCGGAATCACCCTGATATACCCCCAGGTCATTCCCGAGAAAAATCGCGGAACGTATTTCATCGACATGGGCCGGGCGTACAGGGAACTGCCGGAGGAACTGAAGTGGGAAATCGCCGGAACACAATGCAGGCACTCGGTGCGCAAGTACTTCAAAATCCGGCCGCACGACGTCTACCGGCCCCTCTCCGAGATCATCGACGAGGTCGAGCGGAAAACACCGGCCGTCGTCCAGCCCACCACCTTCACCCACCCCGTGACCGGCGAGACGGTCCTCTACATCAGTGAGGGCTTCACCGTCGGCATCGAGGACCAGGACGGCAATCGGCTCGACGAGGAACTGCTCAAGCGACTCTTCGACGCCACCGGACAGCTCGACGAGACGTTCGAGCACGACGGCATCCACCTGCAGAGCTTCGAGCGGGGTGACCTGCTTCTCTGGGACAACCGCAGCCTGATCCACCGCGCCCGGCACACGACCACGCCCGAGCCGACCGTCTCCTACCGCGTCACCGTCCACGACGAACGCAGGCTGCACGACGGGATCGGGGACGGGATCAGGACGGCATGA
- a CDS encoding acyl carrier protein — protein sequence MSTTYEQLVGLLKKLHDAPADRIRPGVTLGELDVDSLTTVEISIRIERDLGVTVGDEELEPDLTLGDVVGLIDARRATV from the coding sequence ATGAGCACCACCTATGAGCAACTCGTCGGCCTTCTCAAGAAGTTGCACGACGCCCCGGCCGACCGGATCCGCCCCGGCGTGACCCTCGGAGAACTCGACGTCGACTCGCTGACGACGGTGGAGATCAGCATCCGTATCGAGCGCGACCTCGGCGTGACCGTCGGCGACGAAGAACTCGAACCCGACCTCACCCTGGGCGACGTCGTCGGACTCATCGACGCCCGCCGAGCCACGGTCTGA